The Janthinobacterium tructae genome contains the following window.
CCTTTCACCATTCACGGGGCGCTATGTCCGCACAAACAGATCCGAACAAGGAAGCGGCCCAGGCCGATGCGGAACGCGCCGCCGATCTCAGCGAGTTGCTCGGTCATGTCAACACCAGCTGGGACAATGAACGGCGCGCCCTGTCGCGCCAGCTGCACGACAACCTCGGTTCCTCGCTGACGGCGCTGACCATGCACCTGTCGCTGCTGACGCAAAAGATGCCGCAGGAAGCGGCCTTGCTCGACCGTGCGGCGACCATGAAGCAATTGCTGCTGAATGTGATCGAAACCAACCGGCAAATGCAGATGAAACTGTGGAACGACAAGCTGGAGTTTCTCGGCGTCAATGTCGCGCTGGGCGAGCTGGCAGCACAATTTGCCGACCAGCACAAAATTACCGTGCGCTGCAGCCTGCCCGAGGATGAACTGATCTGCCCGCGCAACGTGGGCGTGGCCCTGCTGCGCACGCTGGAAGAAGCGCTCAGCAACATCGCCACGCACGCCAACGCCACAGAGGTG
Protein-coding sequences here:
- a CDS encoding sensor histidine kinase; protein product: MSAQTDPNKEAAQADAERAADLSELLGHVNTSWDNERRALSRQLHDNLGSSLTALTMHLSLLTQKMPQEAALLDRAATMKQLLLNVIETNRQMQMKLWNDKLEFLGVNVALGELAAQFADQHKITVRCSLPEDELICPRNVGVALLRTLEEALSNIATHANATEVDIIIDDNDEALMMTVKDNGTGLPTSEPVEMSKHGLRSVRERVHYLGGNLSLEANPQGGTALTVVLPRINPKE